The following are encoded together in the Panthera leo isolate Ple1 chromosome B4, P.leo_Ple1_pat1.1, whole genome shotgun sequence genome:
- the LOC122224486 gene encoding LOW QUALITY PROTEIN: testis-specific H1 histone (The sequence of the model RefSeq protein was modified relative to this genomic sequence to represent the inferred CDS: inserted 1 base in 1 codon), which yields LDTLPGWLLPNQDLNISVGPCHCDVVQPVSALAPALAGEAQSXWPRGSGSGAMAEVPGPTGESKGTEVKTQQATEKTLRAPPRRGPPSVLKVSQLLLRAITAHKGLTLATLKKELGNAGYEVRRKCRHSGEAPRSDVKGTLLRVSGSDASGYFRVWKSPKTKRKPGRLRLEGGVRSSRRTPPRPRSPRRRSTHRRAAKKARELWRRSTKGNTRMRKVRPRAKDSVRSKAKEGARAKVMNQGRGRTMKEDIRPRTREKRPSSKPREEKQQDQETLVKRTIQKTSLVKSDLNFSGQGKTHA from the exons TTGGACACCCTACCTGGGTGGCTGCTCCCTAACCAGGACCTGAACATCTCTGTGGGGCCTTGCCATTGTGACGTGGTCCAGCCAGTCTCAGCTTTAGCTCCCGCCTTGGCTGGGGAGGCCCAGA AGTGGCCCCGCGGAAGCGGGAGCGGGGCCATGGCTGAGGTGCCTGGGCCCACTGGTGAATCCAAAGGCACTGAAGTTAAAACCCAGCAGGCCACGGAAAAAACCCTCAGGGCACCGCCAAGGCGGGGTCCACCCTCGGTGCTCAAAGTGTCCCAGTTGTTGCTCCGAGCCATCACAGCACACAAAGGGCTGACTCTGGCCACTCTCAAGAAGGAGCTCGGAAATGCTGGCTACGAAGTGCGCCGGAAGTGCCGACACTCAGGCGAAGCACCCAGGTCAGATGTTAAGGGCACGCTTCTCCGAGTCAGCGGTAGCGATGCCTCCGGCTACTTCAGGGTTTGGAAGAGTCCAAAGACGAAGAGAAAGCCTGGACGCCTGAGGTTGGAGGGGGGCGTGCGCTCTTCGAGGAGGACTCCTCCTAGGCCACGGAGCCCACGGAGGCGCAGCACGCATCGCAGGGCGGCCAAGAAGGCCAGGGAATTATGGAGACGGAGCACGAAGGGAAACACGAGGATGAGGAAGGTCAGGCCACGAGCCAAGGACTCGGTGCGTTCCAAAGCCAAGGAGGGAGCAAGGGCCAAGGTGATGAATCAGGGGAGAGGTCGGACCATGAAGGAAGACATCAGGCCTAGAACCCGAGAGAAGAGGCCAAGCTCGAAGCCCAGGGAAGAGAAGCAGCAGGACCAGGAGACGTTGGTAAAACGCACTATCCAGAAGACATCCTTGGTTAAAAGTGACCTAAATTTTAGCGGTCAGGGGAAGACCCATGCATGA
- the ZNF641 gene encoding zinc finger protein 641 — translation MLSEQTAVLGTGWESMNVQLDGTEPQVERGSQEEGPWRTAPGPLEHLCCDLEEEPQSLQEKAQSAPWVPAIPQEGSTGDWEMAAALLAAGSQGLVTIKDVSLCFSQEEWRSLDPSQTDFYGEYVMQENCGIVVSLRFPIPKLDMLSQLEGGEEQWVPDPQDLEERDILRVTYTGDGSEHEGDTPELEAEPPRMLSSVSEDTVLWNPEQDESWDSMPRSSRGMLLGPPFLQEDSFSNLLCSTEMDSLLRPHTCPQCGKQFVWGSHLARHQQTHTGERPYSCLKCEKSFGRRHHLIRHQKTHLHDKPSRCSECGKNFRCNSHLASHQRVHAEGKSCKGQEVGESPGARKRQRAPPVPKCHVCTECGKSFGRRHHLVRHWLTHTGEKPFQCPRCEKSFGRKHHLDRHLLTHQGQSPRSSWDRGTSVF, via the exons ATGCTTTCAGAACAAACAGCAGTCCTGGGGACAGGATGGGAGTCAATGAATGTCCAGCTGGATGGAACAGAGCCTCAGGTGGAAAGGGGAAGTCAAGAAGAGGGGCCATGGAGAACAGCACCAGGGCCACTGGAGCACCTGTGCTGTGACCTTGAAGAGGAGCCACAGTCCCTTCAGGAGAAGG cTCAGTCGGCCCCCTGGGTTCCTGCCATTCCCCAGGAGGGGAGCACCGGAGATTGGGAGATGGCAGCTGCACTTCTTGCGGCAGGATCACAG GGCCTGGTAACCATCAAGGATGTATCACTGTGCTTCTCTCAGGAGGAGTGGCGGAGCCTGGATCCTTCTCAGACAGACTTTTATGGAGAATATGTCATGCAGGAAAACTGTGGGATAGTGGTCTCTCTAA GATTTCCAATTCCCAAGCTGGACATGCTTTCTCAACTAGAAGGAGGGGAAGAACAATGGGTCCCTGACCCCCAAGACTTAGAGGAGAGGGACATCCTGAGGGTCACATATACAG GAGATGGCAGTGAGCACGAGGGTGATACCCCTGAACTAGAAGCAGAACCTCCCAGAATGTTATCTAGTGTGTCTGAAGATACTGTTCTCTGGAACCCAGAGCAGGATGAGAGCTGGGATTCCATGCCCAGGAGCTCCAGAGGAATGCTCCTGGGTCCACCTTTTCTTCAGGAAGATAGCTTCTCAAACCTTCTATGTAGCACAGAGATGGATTCCCTGTTAAGACCGCACACATGCCCCCAATGTGGGAAACAGTTTGTGTGGGGCTCCCACCTTGCCAGGCACCAGCAAACACACACTGGGGAGCGGCCCTACAGCTGCCTCAAGTGTGAAAAGAGCTTCGGGCGAAGACATCACCTGATCCGGCACCAGAAAACCCACCTACATGACAAGCCCAGCAGGTGCTCTGAGTGTGGCAAGAATTTCCGATGCAACTCCCATCTAGCCAGCCACCAGAGAGTGCATGCGGAAGGCAAATCCTGCAAGGGCCAAGAGGTTGGAGAGAGCCCTGGGGCTAGGAAACGGCAGCGGGCCCCACCAGTGCCAAAGTGCCATGTGTGCACTGAGTGTGGGAAGAGCTTTGGCCGACGGCACCACCTGGTGAGACACTGGCTGACCCATACTGGGGAGAAGCCCTTCCAGTGCCCTCGCTGTGAAAAGAGCTTTGGCCGTAAACATCACCTGGACAGGCACCTGCTGACCCACCAGGGACAAAGTCCCCGGAGCAGCTGGGACAGAGGGACATCTGTCTTTTGA